One window of the Mycobacterium sp. JS623 genome contains the following:
- the eccD gene encoding type VII secretion integral membrane protein EccD has translation MTATADRGVAGRDVRADTGVPASSRVSLLVGESHQIDLLLPAAVPLAKLADPTRDAINRQLRAIGAEELPRGNFVFARAAGMTMLAGNLSLSAQGVSDAELLAFVPAASAQRYEPNIENVSAAIARWARSHFPAVSAGDAAAVAVALTTVALMVSGALVWRQRWATAGGWLTPVIFGAAGLVLIAVTVVTVRMSAPLPARTAACWSAVAALVAAGACAPPGPHPGAPHAFLAAGVALVATALVARFTSRYWVAAAAVITVSVSVLAASAARMFFTVPGQRIATVMLIAVLTVSLAAPAIGRQLAKVPRQSFDSITGKDMYTRAPGEPEDTITPVADAPHDITLRGEELAEVARRSNRVLTGLLLGNALVQVVSSWCAIHPGVGAQWPFVVVVATVAVILVLRARAFRDRRHAITVVTGGAVSLFAIPVHYGIAADAASVTGLWAGAVVLGIAVCALLGGTVIPNRNFSEPVRELVEYVEYVATTAVIVFAAWAIDLLHFVRYH, from the coding sequence ATGACCGCCACCGCCGATCGCGGGGTGGCCGGGCGCGACGTGCGGGCCGACACCGGTGTGCCCGCCTCGAGCCGGGTGTCGCTGCTGGTGGGGGAGAGCCATCAGATCGACCTGTTGTTGCCCGCGGCCGTGCCGCTGGCCAAGCTGGCCGACCCGACCCGCGACGCGATCAACCGGCAGCTGCGCGCGATTGGCGCCGAGGAGCTGCCGCGGGGCAACTTCGTGTTCGCCCGCGCCGCGGGCATGACCATGCTGGCGGGCAATCTGTCGCTTTCGGCGCAGGGCGTCAGCGACGCGGAGCTGCTCGCGTTCGTGCCCGCGGCTTCGGCGCAACGCTACGAACCCAACATCGAAAACGTGTCGGCGGCGATCGCCAGGTGGGCCAGGAGCCATTTCCCGGCCGTGTCGGCCGGCGACGCCGCGGCGGTGGCGGTGGCGCTGACGACTGTGGCGCTGATGGTGTCCGGTGCGCTGGTGTGGCGGCAGCGCTGGGCCACGGCGGGGGGATGGCTGACACCGGTGATCTTCGGCGCGGCGGGCCTGGTGCTGATCGCGGTGACGGTGGTGACGGTGCGGATGTCGGCGCCGCTGCCGGCCAGGACGGCGGCGTGCTGGAGTGCGGTGGCGGCGCTGGTGGCGGCGGGGGCCTGCGCACCGCCCGGGCCGCATCCTGGTGCGCCGCATGCGTTTCTGGCGGCGGGGGTGGCGTTGGTGGCCACCGCGCTGGTGGCGCGTTTCACCAGTCGCTACTGGGTGGCCGCGGCGGCGGTGATCACCGTGTCGGTGTCGGTGCTGGCGGCCTCGGCGGCCCGGATGTTCTTCACCGTGCCCGGCCAGCGCATCGCGACGGTGATGCTGATCGCGGTGCTGACGGTGTCGCTGGCCGCGCCGGCGATCGGCAGGCAGCTGGCCAAGGTGCCGCGCCAGAGCTTCGATTCGATCACCGGCAAGGACATGTACACCCGGGCGCCGGGTGAGCCGGAGGACACCATCACCCCGGTCGCCGACGCTCCGCATGACATCACGCTGCGCGGTGAGGAGCTCGCCGAGGTGGCCCGCCGCTCTAACCGGGTGCTGACCGGGCTGCTGCTCGGCAATGCGCTGGTGCAGGTGGTGTCGTCGTGGTGTGCCATTCATCCCGGCGTGGGTGCGCAGTGGCCGTTCGTGGTGGTGGTGGCGACCGTCGCGGTGATCCTGGTGTTGCGGGCGCGCGCGTTTCGCGACCGCCGCCATGCGATCACGGTGGTGACGGGTGGGGCGGTGTCGTTGTTCGCGATCCCGGTCCACTACGGCATCGCCGCCGACGCGGCGTCGGTGACCGGGCTGTGGGCCGGGGCGGTCGTGCTCGGCATCGCGGTGTGCGCGCTGCTCGGCGGGACGGTGATCCCGAACCGGAACTTCTCCGAACCGGTGCGCGAGCTCGTCGAATATGTCGAGTACGTGGCGACCACCGCGGTGATCGTGTTCGCGGCGTGGGCGATCGATCTGCTGCATTTCGTCAGGTACCACTGA